The sequence GGAACTGATAAAAGGGAAAAAAGTCATTATATTGATTAACAAGCTTGATTTGCCACAAATGATGGATATAAATATAATAGCTAATAAAACAGGAGTGGAAAATATTATAAATGTTTCCATAGAGAAAAATATAAATTTAGAGGAACTAAAAAATGAAATATTCTCTATGTATGAGATAAGTGATATTGAAGATCAAACAATGAATACAATGATAACCAATTTAAGACATGAAAAAGCCATAAAGGATGCTGTTAAAAACCTTATGGAAGCAATAGAAAATATAGAAGCAGGGATGCCATTAGATATAGTAGCCATAGATATCAAAGATGCCTGGGAAAACCTAGGCAAAGTTTCAGGCTCATCTTTGAATAAAAATATTGTTGATGAGATTTTTTCGAGATTTTGTTTAGGGAAATGAAAGAGGTGTAATTATGAATAGTTATGATTGTATAGTAATAGGAGCCGGTCACGCAGGCTGCGAAGCTGCCTTAGCGGCGTCAAGGATGGGAGTTAAAACCCTTATTTTAACATTAAATATGGATAATATTGGACTTATGCCATGTAACCCTGCCATAGGAGGTCCTGCCAAAGGGCATTTGGTTAAAGAAATAGATGCCCTTGGTGGGGAAATGGGAAAAAATATAGATAAAACATACATACAAATCAGAATGTTAAACACCGGTAAGGGTCCAGCTGTTCATGCCCTTAGAGCACAAGCTGATAAGGCTCTTTACCAACTTAATATGAAAAAAACCCTTGAAAACCAAGAAAACTTGCAAGTAAGACAAGGTTTGGTAGATGATATAATTTTTAAGGATAATAAAATTAGTGGTGTAGCCTTAGATACAGGAGAAATATTTTATTGTAGTACTTTGATTTTAGCCACAGGAACTTATCTAAGGGGAAAAATAATACAAGGGAACTTGAGCTATGAAGGAGGACCAAATGGTCAGTTTTCTGCAAAGAAATTAACCAATTCCCTCATGGACATGAAACTTAATTTAATGAGGTTTAAAACTGGAACACCTGCTAGGGTAGATAAAAGGTCTGTGGACTTTTCTAAAATGGAAATACAGCCTGGTGATGATAAGCCCTATAAATTCTCTTTTATAACTGAAGAAAAGGACTTATTAGGTGAGCAAGTACCGTGTTACCTTACATATACAAATAAGAGAACTCATGAAATTATTACTTCAAACGCCCATAGATCACCACTTTACTCAGGGGTAATAGAAGGGGTTGGCCCAAGGTATTGCCCTTCTATAGAGGATAAAATAAGGAGATTTGCGGAAAAGGAAAATCACCAACTTTTTGTGGAACCTGAGGGAAGGTACACAAACGAAATGTACTTACAAGGCATGTCCACAAGTTTACCGGTGGATGTGCAATTAGAATTTCTAAGAACCATACCAGGTCTAGAAAAAGTTGAAATAACAAGACCAGGTTATGCAATAGAATATGACTGCATAGACCCCACAGAACTAAAAAGAACATTAGAGACAAAGAAGATAGAAGGACTTTTTACTGCAGGACAATTTAATGGATCTTCTGGATATGAGGAAGCTGCTGCTCAGGGGCTAATAGCTGGTATAAATGCAGCTATGAAAATAAAGGGAGAGGAACCATTTATACTTGAACGTTCAGATGCTTATATAGGCGTTTTGATAGATGATTTAACAATAAAGGGAACCCATGAACCCTATAGAATGCTAACTTCTAGGGCGGAGTTTAGGCTTTTACTAAGACAAGATAACGCAGATCTAAGACTTACTCCTAAGGGATATGAAATAGGTCTTATTAGTGAAGAAAGATATGTAAAATATTTAAGTAAGGTAGCATCAATTGAAAAAGAGATCAAAAGACTGTCGGAATATTCAGTCAACCCAACCAGTGATATAAATAGTATATTGAGTGAATTAGGTTCTACACAATTAAACAAAAAATACTCATTAGTGGATTTACTTAAAAGGCCCGAAATCAAGTATAGTGATCTGAAGAGGTTTGTTGATTGTCCACAGCTTGATTTTGAAATAATAGAACAAGTTGAAATACAAACTAAATACTCAGGATATGTGGATAAACAATTAAGCCAGATAAGTAGATTTCAAAAGTCCGAAAGAACAAATTTACCTGTCAATATAGACTACAATGAAATTAAAGCTTTGTCTTCAGAGGGTAAAGAGAAATTATTAAGAATTAGGCCCGAAACCATAGGGCAGGCATCTAGGATTTCTGGGGTGTCACCTGCAGATATTTCTGTTTTACTGATTTACCTTGAACAGTCAAGGAGGGGTAAAAAATAATGGAATTTAAAAATCTACTAAAACTTTATAGTGAAGAAATAGACTTTCAGATTTCTGAAAAGATGCTCACTGACTTCGAAAAATATAGGGATCTACTAGTTGAGTGGAATGAAAAAATGAATTTAACCGCTATTACAGATGCAGAGGGTATAGCAATAAAGCACTTTATTGACTCAATAGTTCCTATTAAACACTTTAGTGATGACAGCCATATTATAGATGTTGGTATAGGGGCTGGTTTTCCAACTATTCCACTTAAGATAGTCAATACCTCATTAAAAATAACGGCATTGGATTCTCTAAACAAAAGGTTGTCATTTCTCAAAGAAGTTAAAGAAACTCTTCAATTACAGAATATAAATTTTATTCATGGTAGGGCTGAGGATATAGGTCAAAATAAAAGCTATCGTGAAAAGTATCAGTATGCTACTTCTAGAGCCGTTGCTTCACTAAATGTTTTAACGGAATTATGTCTACCACTTATTGAAATAGGTGGGCAATTTATAGTATATAAAGGGGAAAAGTGGAAGGATGAGTTAAAGGAAGCTGAATTTGCCATAAAAAAGCTGGGCGGAGAAGTTATAGATGTAAAAGAGTATTCTTTACCTAAGCTACAGGACAAAAGATCGATTATAATTATCAGTAAAATAAGTAAATCTCCAGCTATTTACCCGAGAAAAGCGGGAACTCCCGCTAAAAAACCCTTAACAAATTAAGTAAAGTTTATAAAACTTTACTTTTTTTTATTAATTAAGAAGGAAAACAAAGTATGTTTAGCGAAAATATTAAGGTGAAATATATAAAGGTGGTGTACCTATGAAAGAACATTTATCAAAGTTACTAGGTCAGCAAGCTGAAAAGGGTGATGAAATTCAACAAATAGAGGTATCAAAAGTAATATCAAATCCATTTCAGCCCCGTAAATACTTTGATGGTGAGAAGATTGAGGAACTTGCTCAATCTATCAAGACATATGGCCTGTTGCAACCTATCATATTAAGGAAGGTAGGTAAACAATTTGAAATAATAGCAGGTGAAAGGCGTTTTAAAGCATGTAGCAAACTTGGATTTAGCACAGTATCTGCTATAGTAAAAGAAGCTAACGATGGAGCTATGGCTGCTATAGCTTTAATAGAAAATATACAAAGAGAAAACCTAAGTTTCCTAGAAGAGGCAGAAGGCCTACACAGGTTACTAAATGAGTTTAACTTAACCCAAGAAGTTTTAGCTCAGAGAATTGGTAAAAGCCAATCTACCATTGCTAACAAACTTCGTTTACTAAAACTTCCAGAAGAAGTAAAGAACCAGTTGAAAGAATCAAACCTTACTGAAAGACATGCAAGAGCGTTGCTTAAATTGCCTGAAACTGATCAAATGTCCTTATTAGGTAGAATTATGGAGGAAGGAATGACTGTTAGACAAACAGAAGAGGCAATTGACATGCTAATTCAGACTTCTTGTAATGATGGAGAAAATGAAGAGAAAAGTGATAGGAATATATCCCAAAGAAGATTTGTAATAAAAGACTTTAGAATATTTATGAATTCCATCAAGCAAGTTGTTAACACAATAAAGAGTACTGGCGTCAATGCAATAATAGAAGAAAATGACCAAGAAGAATATTTAGAGGTAAAAATCAAGTTACCTAAAAAGTAGGTAACTGAAGGGAGTTTTTTATATGTCTAGGGTTTTAGCAATAACTAATCAAAAAGGTGGAGTAGGCAAAACTACAACTGCAGTTAATTTAAGTGCTTTTCTTGCTAAAAAAGGAAAAAAGGTACTACTTTTAGATATAGACCCTCAAGGTAACTCAACCAGTGGGTTAGGAGTTAACAAACACAGAATAAAAAAATGTATATATAATGTTTTAGTTGATGAATTTCCAATTGAGGCTATAATTGTTCCAACAACTATAGATAATCTTGACGTGGCTCCAGCCACAATACAACTAGCCGGTGCAGAAATTGAATTAGTTCCAACTGTGTCAAGGGAAGTAAGACTAAGAAGTCAAGTTGAAACCATAAGGAGTTTATATGATTTTATAATAATTGACTGTCCACCTTCCCTAGGGCTTTTAACAATAAATGCTCTTACAGCCGCTGATGCAGTTGTGGTACCAATACAGTGTGAGTACTATGCTCTTGAAGGGTTAAGCCAACTTGTTAATACTGTTAACCTTGTACAAAAACATTTAAACCCCGGCTTAATATTTGAAGGAGCCTTACTTACAATGTATGATTCAAGAACCAACCTATCAAACCAAGTTGTAGACGAAGTTAAAAATTTCTTCGGAGCTAAAGTGTATAAAACAATAATACCTAGGAACGTAAGGCTAAGTGAAGCACCTAGTCACGGACAGTCTATACTAGAATATGATCCTAAATCAAAAGGTGCCGAGGTTTATGAAAGCCTGGCCCAGGAGGTGTTAGAGGGTGTCTAAGAAGGGGCTAGGAAGAGGCTTAAGTGCCCTAATACCTGAAATGCCAGAGAAAGAGATTGATGAAAATTCAATTCAAAAGATATCTTTATCAAGGATAAGGCCGAATCCTAAACAACCTAGAAAAATTTTCAACGTTGTAGCTTTAGAAGAACTCGCATCTTCAATAAAGGAACATGGAATTATACAACCAGTAGTGGTAAGGCAAATTGAAGGTGGATATGAGTTAGTTGCAGGGGAAAGAAGGCTAAGGGCTTCTAAATTAGCAGGATTAAAGGAAATTAGCGCTGTTATTCAAAACTTCAACGACAAGCAAATTGCAGAGATTGCTTTAATAGAGAATTTGCAAAGGGAGGATCTAAATCCCATAGAAGAAGCTGAAGCTTATCAAAAACTAATAGAAGAGTTTGGGATTACACAAGAGCAGTTATCTGTAAGAATTGGTAAAAGCAGACCTTCCATAGCAAACACAATAAGACTATTGAGTTTATGTAAAGAAGTTAGGGAAATGATTATAAAAGGTAGAATTAAAGCAGGGCAAGCTAGGCCACTATTGATATTAGATAAAAACAAGCAAATTGATGTAGCAAATTTGATTATTGAAAAAGGACTTAATGCAAGACAAATAGAAAAATACTGCAAGGAAATAAATGAAGAAAAGAAAAGTAGAAAAATGATTCATAATCCAATAATCAAAGACGTAGAAAATCGTATTATGGAATCTATCGGTGTAAATGTAAAAATAAAAGGGAATGATAATAAGGGTAAGGTTGAAATTCAATACTATGATCAAGATGATTTAAACAGAATTATAGATATACTGATGAACAAGGGGTAACCCTTGTTTTTTAAATAAGTGTATTAAATTTTTGTTTCACGTGAAACAATTATGTAAATATACTGTTTCACGTGAAACAATCTATTAGGGGAGGTAAAATATGATTTATTTAGATAATGGCGCCACTAGTTATCCTAAACCGGAAGAAGTTTATAAAGCACATGATTATGCTTTTAGAAAATTTGGAGCCAATCCTGGTAGGGGTGGGCATACATTAGCTCGAGAGTGTGCTAGAGTTATATATAAAACTAGAGAGAAAATGGCTGAGTTTATAAATGCAAAGGATTCAAGGGAAATATCATTTACTTCAAATACAACTGAGGCTCTAAATCAGATGTTGTTAGGGGTTATAAAAGAGGGAGACCATGTTATAACTTCACAATTAGAACATAACTCTGTATGGAGGCCCTTGGAATGGTTAAAAGAAAACAAAAGAATAAAAATAGATTTATGTAAGCACGATGAAGAAGGGTTCATAGATATTGAAGATATGGAAAGAAAAATTAATAAAAATACAAAACTAATAATAATTAATCATTGTAGTAATGTTTTTGGTTGCATACAAGATATTGAACAAATAGGAAATTTAGCTAAAAGAAAGGGTGTTTACTTAGCAGTAGATGGTGCACAAAGCCTAGGTTATGAGAAAATTGATGTTCAAAATATGAATATTGACATGCTGGCATTTGCAGGTCACAAAGGTCTATTAGGACCCTTTGGAGTTGGCGGTATGTACGTAAAAAAAGATGTTTTGTTAGAACCAATAAAAACAGGTGGTACAGGTAGTATTTCAGAATCCCCTGACATGCCAGAACAAGGACCTGACCGCTACGAAAGTGGAACCATGAATACACCGGGAATCTATTCTTTAGGAGCTTCTCTTGATTATATAAGTGAAAAAGGCGTAGATAATATTAAGAAACATAAAATGAAACTTGTAGATAAGCTTATTAAAGAAATAGGAGGATATGTAACAATTTATGGGCCAAAAGAGTTGGAAAAAAGAGGACCCGTTGTATCTTTTAACATAGATGATAAATATTCATCAGACGTAGCTTTCATATTGGATACAGTATATGGAATCGCTGTAAGGGCAGGCCTTCACTGCTCTCCTTTAGCTCATAAATGCTTCAACACATTAGAACAGGGTACGGTGAGAGTAACACCAGGTTTATTTAACACTGAAGGGGAGATAGATACTCTTATTACCGCTATAAAGGAAATTAAAGGGGAAATCTAATATGGGAAATATTATTAATGGGCTATCCATAATATTTGGTGGATTGATTGGAAGTTTTTTTGGCAAAAAAATACCTAAAAAAATGGAAGAGACTGTAGTACATGGACTGGGGTTGGCTGTTATATTGATAGGCGTGAGTTCCATGATGGAATCGAGTAACATATTGCATATTATAATAGCTATAGTTCTTGGGGGCATATTAGGTGAATATATTGACGTAGATGGAAAATTTAACATGGTTGCTAAGAGGTTCGAGAAGTTTGTCAGTCGTATTTTTAAAGGTGATATAGCTTCAGGGATGGTTTACGCTAGTTTGATTTACTGTGTAGGGCCAATGGCTATACTTGGATCAATAGAAATGGCGTTGTTTCAAAGTTCTGAAATATTGATAGCTAAGGCTGCCATAGATGGTGTAACTGCCATTGCTTTTGCTTCTGTTCTTGGCATAGGGGTTGTTTTTTCATCTATTGTAGTATTTATATATCAAGGATTAGTTTACTTACTTGCATTTTTTCTAGGGGATTTTGCAACACCAGAAATTATAATGGCCATAAAGGGACTAGGTGGAATGTTAATATTTGCCATAGGATTTAATATATTGGATATTAAAAAAATAAAAGTTGCAAATTTATTACCGGCTTTTTTATTCATAATTATCCTTACTATATATTTTTAAGGGGGTTAAATAGTGCTTATTACACCGGCAGTTATTATTGACTATGATATAATGATCAATAATTTAATAACAACTCAAAGGGAATGTGATAAAAGAGGAATTAATTTAAGACCACACTTCAAAGCCCACAAAACACCTCTTTTAGCTGAAATACAGGAAAGAATAGGGGCAATTGGATTTACAACTGCAAAGCTCTCAGAGGCAGAATTATTAAAAGAAGAGGGTTTTAAAGACATAATAGTAGCATACCCAATAGTGACACAGAGTAATGTGTCAAGGTTACGAGAGCTGTCTGAGGGTATAAAGGTAGGAACCATTGTCGACTCATATGAAGGTGTAGATGTGCTTAATAACGGATTTGAGGGATCAAAGCTAGATGTATATATAAAAATAGATACAGGACTAAACAGATGCGGTCTTAAAAGCAGTGATGATATAATTGCCTTTGCAAAGAATATCAAATTAAAAAGGAATCTAAACTTGATTGGACTACTTACCCATGCAGGCCATAGTTATAAATGCTCGTCATTAGCAGAAGTTATGAATATTGGTCAAAGTGAAGGAAAAATTCTACTTGACATAAAAAACAAACTAAAAGCAAGTGGAATACACATAAGAGAAATTAGTGTTGGTTCTACACCTACACTGAATTTTGTAATAGATGTACAGGGTGTTACTGAAGTAAGACCAGGAAACTACATTTTTAATGATAATACTCAGTTGGCATTAAGGACATCCAAAATGGATAATTGCGCCCTAACAGTAAAGACCACTGTTATTAGCAAGAAAGAAAGCGGTTTTATCATAGATGCAGGTGCAAAGACACTAGGGTTAGATAAAGGTACACATGGAAGTAATATACTGGAGGGTTATGGAAAAATATTGGAGTATCCAGAGGCACAGATAGTAGGACTGTCGGAAGAACATGGCTTTGTAAATAGCCAAAAACAACCAGAAATCGGAGGAGTAATTACCCTTATTCCCAATCATAGCTGTGTGGTTATGAATTTAGCTCCTAGGGTCTTTTTAAATAAAAATAATAAATTAGAAAATATAGAAAATAAAGGAAGATTATTAAATTATTAATATGACTATTACCACAAAATAATGGAAAAGCTATCTTTAAGGAGGGATTTTTATGAAGAAGAAGATAACACCACCTACAGAGATGGTAGCTCCGGAATTTGATATGACCATTAATGAACAAGAAATTCTAAATGCAACGGGGGTAGATGAAAAAGAAACTAACTGGCGAAATGTTAAGAACCACTTAGACAAACCGGAAATTTTCGGAGATATAATTCAAGGTGAATGGTCTAATAATTGGGCTCCCGTAGATATGATAGATAATCCTCCCAAGTAATAGGGAGGTTTTTCTATTTAAAAAGATTTGACATATATTTGTACCAATATATAATTATATTGGTAAAGAAAAATTAGGGGGAATTAGGTATGATGAATATTTTGGATATATTTTCTGAGTTTAGTGATATGATTTTATTAACTCTTGCAATTCTACTTGTATTATCATGGATGGTTTTTCTAATAAGTTTTTTAAGAATAAATAAGAAGTTTAAAGGTTATAAAGAGCTAATTACCTACTCAGGGGGACAAAATATAGAAGAAATAATGGTAGAATACGGTAGAAAGATACATGTTTTAGATAAGGGTGTAGAACATATGGAAAAAGTATTAGGTGCTATGAATGAGGATTTAAAAAATCATCCTCAGCACTTTGGAATGATAAGATTCAATGCCTTTTCAAATACTGGGAGTGATTTGAGCTTTGCAATTGCACTATTAGATGATAATTATAATGGATTTGTAATGAGTAGTATTTACGGGAGAGAAGAATCTAGGATATATGCCAAGCCCCTTGAGCACGGTAAGTCAACTTACCAGTTGACAAAAGAAGAAGAGCAAGCAATAGAGGTAGCTAAGGAAAAAAAGGCCCTAAGTCATAATTAAAGGGCCCTAAGTCATAAATATAGATAATTATAGCAGGAAAAATGATTTCTTTAGAGAAATAAAGTTTAGTAGTAATAGAAATAAAACAGGGGAGGGATGTTATTGTCTTCTAAGGGGAAAAACAACAAATTTACTATTATGGTTATACCGCACTCTGAAGGAACACCCTTAGTATTTAAACTACCTATCTCCACTGTTCAACTCATTGGTGTATTGATTTTAGCTGTTGTTATGGTAAGCATTAGCTTCGTTACACGATATGTTGATATATCCAAATCAATGGACGAGTTGGATTACTTAAGACAAGAGAATATAGCTAAAGAAAGTAAAATAGAGGAGCTTGCCAAAGAAACTCAACTACTTATTGAAAAATTTGAGGAAATTAAAGAGTTAGAAGAAAAGCTAAAAAATCTTGCAAATATAGAAGATGAAGCAAAAGGTGTAGAAAAAGAATCATCCATAGATGAAAAGCTGTTTGTGAATAGTAGAGGAACCACTACACTAGAGCGCGCAAGTAGAAGTGTAAATCATCTCAATAATTTATTGCCAAATCAAAGGGATGCTATGAGTGAAATGGTAGGGGATATAGAAGAAACAAACCGTAGATTAGCATCGACCCCAAGTATATGGCCAACTTGGGGAAGAATATCGTCTCCTTTTGGTAATCGCAGGGGTCCTTTTACTGGTAGGATAGAGTTTCACTCAGGAATCGACATCGCTAATAGCACTGGGACACCTATTTATGCCACAGCAGATGGGAGTGTCTCAGTAGCAGCATATAGGAGTGGTTGGGGTAACCTAGTTATCATTGAACATAGTAATGGTTTCTCTACATATTATGCGCATATGTCAAGGATTGCTGTAAAGCCATGGGAAAAAGTAGAAAAAGGTCAAATAATTGGTTATGTTGGAAGCACTGGTAACAGTACAGGGCCGCATTTACACTACGAGGTAAGACTTAGAGGGACTCCTGTTAATCCCCGTAATTACATGAATTAAATTCTGGGAGGGAAAGAAATTGTTTAAGAAAAAAGAAGAGTTGGACTTTGCAAATGTGGATACAATAATAGGTAAGGACACAGAATTTAGTGGCACCATAAATGGTAAGGGGATATTAAGGGTCGATGGGAAAGTAACTGGTGAAATAATTACTGGGGATGTTTTGGTTGGGGAAACGGGAGTTGTTGAGGCTAATATAAAGGCTAGACATGTGACCGTGTCAGGCACTATAAAAGGTAATATAGAAGCTTCAGGATTATTAGAGCTTATGCCAAGTGCTAGATTAACAGGTGATATTAAAGTATCTAATCTTTCAATCGGAGACGGTGCTTACTTCAAAGGTGCATGTGAAATGCTAAGTGGTGATAAATCAAAAGAGAATAAAGGACAAGAAAAAAAGTAGATGGTAATTTTCCACCTACTTTTTTTGTATAAAAAAATCAAGATAAAAACAAAATAAGAACAAACAAGTTAAGGAGGATATTCATGAGAATAATTGCTGTTGAGGATGGTTTAGATAAATTTAAGGAAGGGTTAGAAAAAGCTGGGTATAAGACTGTTGATCTATCTCAAAACTTTGTAAACCCTATAGCTATAGTGGTATCAGGCATGGACGATAACTTAATGGGAATGGAAACCATAACAAATGAGATTCCGGTAATTAATTGTGAAGGAATGAGTGTTGAACAAGTTGTACGAGAAATTAAAAATAGAATGGTACACTAAAAGAAGGCGAATTAAGCCTTCTTTTTAGTATTTAGCAAGGTTAAATCTAATACAGTTGACTCAAGAGCTTTTGCAATGACATTAGCCATTTTCATTACTATAGCTAATCTAGTATTTTGTAAAACAAAATATTCCATAAAGCCACCAACATTAACCACACCAGTGATATAGATATGTCCGACTTCAGGTAAGTTTTTCTTTACACCGGCTCCCGGTTTTAAACTACCTATCCCTACGGAAACTGTGCTTACGTTATCCATACTACCTAGGCATGCATCTATGGCAATTACAAGGGGATTCTTAAGCTTAGGAATTGACTCTAACTTTTCTTCTAAATTTGCTGCGTGAACAGGGTCATCTAAAGTACCCATTACATGGATATTATCTAGATCATTCAACCTTTCAATCTTACTCCCAACTAAGGGACCAAGACTGTCTCCTGTAGAGCGGTCCGTTCCAATACACATAATAACAATGTCTGACCAATCAGTTTTTACAGTGTGGATATAATCTAATAAATTATTCTTTAAAGTAAAATAGCAATTACTAGAAGAACAATCAACCCTGTTACTGTATAACTTTTTATCAGGTTTACTAAAGAAACTGAGCATAATAAACCTCCTATAATTTCGATGTAATTATTTTTATGTTTAAATAAAAATAATTATTCATATTAGCTAAAGTTTTTTAATAAAAGAAAATGTGGGGGGTGTATCAAATGTTTAAATCCGATACTCTTAAGATAACTTTTACGTATGTAGGTGCCTTAGTAGGTGCAGGATTTGCCACAGGTCAGGAAATAATACAATTTTTTACTATGTTTGAAAGTAAAGGACTTCTAGGCGTCTTATTTTCTACCCTATGTATAGTAGTATTTGGAATCATGTATTTATATGTAACATTTAATGAAGAAGTTGATACGTATTATGATCTGCTTTTGATAATAGCAGGACAAAAAGTAGCAAAAATTTTCGACATAATAATTAGCTTATTTTTATTTGGAGGTTTCACCATAATGATTGCTGCAGGCAATGGGTTACTTTATGAAAATATAGGCACTAATAATTACATAAATTACTCCCTAATTGCTCTAATTTTATACCTCAGTTTTTCAAGTGGAATAAAAGGTATTTTGAAGTTAAATACAGTCCTTATCCCTTTACTTGTGATAGTGATAGTGATAATATGTTTAAATAGTATGATAATAAGTGAAAAAGCTTTTACAGGGGGAATAATGCCAAAAAATTATTTAGTATCAGGACTTACCTACGCCTCCTATAATTTAATAATAGGGATGGTTGTATTATCGTCTATAAAAAAAGAAATATACAATAAATCTACTATAATTTTTGGTCCCCTATACGCAGGATTGTTATTAGGAGCTATGCTAATCTTGATTACAATAGCCACAAGAGGTTTAGAATCTTACTCTGAAATACCCATACTAGACTTAGCAAGACCTTTAGGACAGAAATTTTACTACTTGTTAGTACCTAGCATTGGTATTGCTATACTTACCTCTGCCATAGCGTCAGGGCATGGGCTGGTAGTGCGGTTGCAGCAGTTAACAAATCTTAAATATAATACCCTTGTTGCAATTATAATAATCATTGCAATACCTATGTCCTCAATTGGTTTTACTCAACTTATTAAATTTGTGTACCCCTTTTTCGGATTTATAAATTTCTTGATTATGTTTTTGACTGGGGTATACTTTATTAAAAAAAATGTTATTTCTTTTAATGTAAGATAATTAGTTAATTAAAAAGTATTAAAGCTTAATATTATACAAGGAGTGGACAGGCATGGATAAAGAAAAAGGCTATGAACAACAACCTCAGGATCTTGTAGATAAGGTAGAAAGTATGTATCAAAAAGGTGTACTTTCTTTAAATCGTGCTCAGAACAAAGATGCATATGAACTGTTTAAAAAAATAATAGAAATAGACCCAGAGCATGGGAAAAGCTATAATAAATTAGGTGTGATATTAGCCCAGGTGGGTGAAATAGATGAAGCAAAGAAACTATTTCAGACAGCCCTTGAAAAGGACCAAGGGAATACTTCAGCCAAGGTCAATATGGGTAACCTTTTCTTTTTAGAAGAAGATTTTGACACAGCAAAAAAATACTATCTAGATGCATATGAGAAGGATAAGGAAAATGCTGTTTTGCTAAACAACTTAGCTACTATTTATAAAAATCAAGGTCAAATAGAGGAGTATTTAAAATACTTTAAACTTGCTCAAAAATTTCATAAAGAAAATATCAAAAAAGAGTTAAGTGATGAT comes from Alkalicella caledoniensis and encodes:
- a CDS encoding bactofilin family protein, encoding MFKKKEELDFANVDTIIGKDTEFSGTINGKGILRVDGKVTGEIITGDVLVGETGVVEANIKARHVTVSGTIKGNIEASGLLELMPSARLTGDIKVSNLSIGDGAYFKGACEMLSGDKSKENKGQEKK
- the yyaC gene encoding spore protease YyaC — translated: MLSFFSKPDKKLYSNRVDCSSSNCYFTLKNNLLDYIHTVKTDWSDIVIMCIGTDRSTGDSLGPLVGSKIERLNDLDNIHVMGTLDDPVHAANLEEKLESIPKLKNPLVIAIDACLGSMDNVSTVSVGIGSLKPGAGVKKNLPEVGHIYITGVVNVGGFMEYFVLQNTRLAIVMKMANVIAKALESTVLDLTLLNTKKKA
- a CDS encoding tetratricopeptide repeat protein, whose product is MDKEKGYEQQPQDLVDKVESMYQKGVLSLNRAQNKDAYELFKKIIEIDPEHGKSYNKLGVILAQVGEIDEAKKLFQTALEKDQGNTSAKVNMGNLFFLEEDFDTAKKYYLDAYEKDKENAVLLNNLATIYKNQGQIEEYLKYFKLAQKFHKENIKKELSDDSFMNKTKEFVKGEKKGCLGPSLMICLMVVISFIFLTFS
- a CDS encoding alanine racemase, with the translated sequence MLITPAVIIDYDIMINNLITTQRECDKRGINLRPHFKAHKTPLLAEIQERIGAIGFTTAKLSEAELLKEEGFKDIIVAYPIVTQSNVSRLRELSEGIKVGTIVDSYEGVDVLNNGFEGSKLDVYIKIDTGLNRCGLKSSDDIIAFAKNIKLKRNLNLIGLLTHAGHSYKCSSLAEVMNIGQSEGKILLDIKNKLKASGIHIREISVGSTPTLNFVIDVQGVTEVRPGNYIFNDNTQLALRTSKMDNCALTVKTTVISKKESGFIIDAGAKTLGLDKGTHGSNILEGYGKILEYPEAQIVGLSEEHGFVNSQKQPEIGGVITLIPNHSCVVMNLAPRVFLNKNNKLENIENKGRLLNY
- a CDS encoding YkvI family membrane protein; amino-acid sequence: MFKSDTLKITFTYVGALVGAGFATGQEIIQFFTMFESKGLLGVLFSTLCIVVFGIMYLYVTFNEEVDTYYDLLLIIAGQKVAKIFDIIISLFLFGGFTIMIAAGNGLLYENIGTNNYINYSLIALILYLSFSSGIKGILKLNTVLIPLLVIVIVIICLNSMIISEKAFTGGIMPKNYLVSGLTYASYNLIIGMVVLSSIKKEIYNKSTIIFGPLYAGLLLGAMLILITIATRGLESYSEIPILDLARPLGQKFYYLLVPSIGIAILTSAIASGHGLVVRLQQLTNLKYNTLVAIIIIIAIPMSSIGFTQLIKFVYPFFGFINFLIMFLTGVYFIKKNVISFNVR
- a CDS encoding DUF4446 family protein — encoded protein: MMNILDIFSEFSDMILLTLAILLVLSWMVFLISFLRINKKFKGYKELITYSGGQNIEEIMVEYGRKIHVLDKGVEHMEKVLGAMNEDLKNHPQHFGMIRFNAFSNTGSDLSFAIALLDDNYNGFVMSSIYGREESRIYAKPLEHGKSTYQLTKEEEQAIEVAKEKKALSHN
- a CDS encoding M23 family metallopeptidase — encoded protein: MSSKGKNNKFTIMVIPHSEGTPLVFKLPISTVQLIGVLILAVVMVSISFVTRYVDISKSMDELDYLRQENIAKESKIEELAKETQLLIEKFEEIKELEEKLKNLANIEDEAKGVEKESSIDEKLFVNSRGTTTLERASRSVNHLNNLLPNQRDAMSEMVGDIEETNRRLASTPSIWPTWGRISSPFGNRRGPFTGRIEFHSGIDIANSTGTPIYATADGSVSVAAYRSGWGNLVIIEHSNGFSTYYAHMSRIAVKPWEKVEKGQIIGYVGSTGNSTGPHLHYEVRLRGTPVNPRNYMN
- a CDS encoding YkuS family protein, translated to MRIIAVEDGLDKFKEGLEKAGYKTVDLSQNFVNPIAIVVSGMDDNLMGMETITNEIPVINCEGMSVEQVVREIKNRMVH
- a CDS encoding DUF554 domain-containing protein, encoding MGNIINGLSIIFGGLIGSFFGKKIPKKMEETVVHGLGLAVILIGVSSMMESSNILHIIIAIVLGGILGEYIDVDGKFNMVAKRFEKFVSRIFKGDIASGMVYASLIYCVGPMAILGSIEMALFQSSEILIAKAAIDGVTAIAFASVLGIGVVFSSIVVFIYQGLVYLLAFFLGDFATPEIIMAIKGLGGMLIFAIGFNILDIKKIKVANLLPAFLFIIILTIYF